AAATTTTGGAATCTAAGCCAGAATTGATTGATTCTGGTTTCGTAGAAACAATGTTACAAGTCGCAACTATGTTTGCCCATGAAGGCAATCAAGATGGTGCAAAATTTTTATTTTTTGTGGCGCGTGAGTTAGCTAAAGAATTGGGTTTATACCCTGAAGTTCCCAATACTGAAGTTGCAAATACTGAAACCGCAAATAAGGAGTAAAAATGCTGTTGACTTCAACGGATGCGGGGCAAATAGCTTTAGAACTGCTCATGGCAGATTGGAATATTTCAGAAGAGAATCGGGAGTGGTTCACAATCTTTAACTCTCGTCTAATTGGCGAGAGTTGGTACACCGTGGAATTAGGTGTAGAAGGCTTTCCCGATAGATGGTTTATTCAAGTATATGACACTGGAGCATGCGATCCAAACTATACATTTATATCGCCAATCCGTGGTTCTGAAGGATTTACGGACTTTGTAAATGTACCCGATATCATAGCAGAGGTCTTAGTTTGTGAACGCAATGCTCGATAATAATTAAAAATTCAACATTTAGAATTCAAGATTGAAATGTGCTGATTAAATACATTTTATTTGAATTCATGATTTTTGATGTCAGAGTATTTGGGAATATCTCATCTTTACAACAGGTACTGAAACCAATACTTTGATGTTTGATTCAATATAAAGATGCTTTACGCAAATCGGAGGTAATACCAAATAAGGTATGCCTCTTTTTTCTGTAATATTTAATATTTTATTTAAGCCTTATAAGGTATTTTTTCATCTTTAATTGATAAAATTATGTTATATTAAATAGCGTGATGGACGCTACAGAAATATCAGTTCCAATGATTGCTGAAGATATCTTAGCCAAAGAATTCACAAGAGTCCTCAACCACTACTACCCAAAAGTTGGGGAATTACTAGATGGGTGTCATGTGAAAGTCATCACCTGTTTTTGGGGACGACCTGCTAGACGCTTGCAGTATATAGGAATTTATTGCTCTGCCGAAATGATTTCCTATGTGCAAGCCCACAAAGAAATACTCAGAGAAGTAGCAGGGAATATGGGTCTAGTGCAGGTAGTCTGCATGAATGCCAAACGATTATTGCGCGATCCGATGTCGACGGTCAAACATAATAATCCACGCCTATGGTTGGAGTTGCAGTTAGTTGCAAATTAGTCATTTATGGATTATTTGAGAGAAGTAAAATGTGTTTGTAGTGAGGACTTTAGTCCTCAAATATCTTCAAATATTTAAGCACTAAAGTGCTTACTACGAACTTATTGACCACTAGAATAGCCAGCACAAAGTATTAACGCAAGTAATGAAAACTGGAATTTTCTGCAATTACGATAATTATCACCAAGATGCCCGTCGTGCCATGTTTGAGCAAGTCGCGCTGGTAAAACAGGCAGAAAGCTTAGGTTTTCAGTCAGCATGGGTGAGTGAGCATCATTTTAGTGAATCCAATCTCAGCCCGTCTATGTTGCTGTTAATGGCACACTTGGCGGGAATGACTTCAAGTATCCAGTTGGGCACGGCGGCGGTGTTACTGCCATTCCATAACCCGATTCGGGTGGCAGAAGATATCGCCACTCTGGATAACCTGTGCAATGGACGATTATTATTTGGAGTTGCCAAAGGCGGCCCCTTTCCCCAACAAAACAAGCATTTTGCGACACTCCCCAGTGAAGCCCGTCCCAAAATGCTAGAAGCGATCGCACTAATTCAAAAGCTGTTATATGAAACTGATGTATCATTTAATGGTAAGTATTATCAATGCGATCGCTTAACCATTTATCCCAAACCATTGCAGAGTCAAATTCCGGTGTATGTTGCCACTGGCGGCGATGATGGTATCGAACTTGCTGCTAAACATTCCTTCAGCTTAATGGGTGGGCCGCCATTCTCCCTACCAAGATTGAAGGATACTGTTGCTAAATATCGAGCCTTAAATTCTAGTGGTGCAGAAAACTTCGTGCTGGCACGCTTTTTTTATGTTGGCAAAACATTTGATGAAGCAGTGAGTGAGGCATTGCCTTTCATCCGCCAATTTAGTCAGAAAATGAAAGCTAATTCGGCTCAAATATTGCAGAATAGTGCGAATCCCAACCAAAAACCATTTGACCGCACAAACATTTGTTTCGACGAAGATTATTTGATTGAAAACTCAATCATTGGTGATGTGGAGACTTGTCGAGACAAAATCAAGAAATTTCAGGACGAATTAAATTTAAGTACCCTAGCCCTCAAACCCTCGTCTGCGGATATGCAAAAAAACCTGGAGAGTTTGACGCGCTACAACCAAGAGGTGCGAAATTATGTCTTCTAAACTATACCAGCTTCCTCCTGATGATTTACCTCCTGCTGAGGTAACGAAACAGGACGGAATGCTGCAAATGGAGCTAGAACAGTCTACTGGTAGATGCTTTTTTCTAGCTTGCGATCGCATTACGCGAGTTTTGTTGTCTAATTGTCAGTGGTATCTCACAACAAATGCCACCATCCTAACATTAATTGTTGACTGCCCTGACATAGTATCTTACTGGCATATAGTCAGCAATATTGCCCAGTTAGGTAATAGGTTAGAACGGTTTGCTAGCAATGGCAAAATCCGCGTTTATCCGCCATTTGGCAAAGGGATGCCGTTTGAAATCAGCGTAAATGAAATATCAGCTTACCGAGATTGGCTTTAATTTCAATAGGCACAAATGGGGAATCACAAAAAATATAGCTGATTCATCCTTATTACACCCTGTACTCCTAAAGTGCAGGGTGTTGCAATTTTATAAGAATTACAATATTGCGTATGTTTAATTTTATCCTAAAAAATAAGTATTTTGGCTGAATAAGTACAATTTTTCCCGTGAATTAACCAAGGTCAATAAAGTCTCTGGGAGTAACGATCTGGTTTTGATATTCGGCTAGGATCTTGAGTGATAAAAGGTCTTGATCTCCTGTGAGCAGAAATTCGGCGTTGGAATCTTTAGCAAGTTCTAAAAATTTGTTGTCGTCTGGATCTCTACAGGTGTTTACTTAAGATTTTATTTCTATAAATTTACTGTATTTTTTAACTACACCCAAAAAATCTTGCCGTTCTTCATCTGAGATATATTTATCGAACTTACGTTTGTAAATTCGTGTCTTTAATTCTTGATAAGTTTCATCGCTTTGAGCAATAAAGAATTCTTTATAGATTTTATCTAGGGCTTTACGGGCTGTTCCATCAGGACTCAGGACAGCACTAAGTAAAACATTTGTGTCAATGACAATTAGTTTATGATTCATCGGCGAGTAATTCTTCTAGCATTTCTTCGGTTAGTCCTTTGGCTTGAGCATTTCTGCCGATTCTGTCAAAAACACTAAGTAAATCTTCATCTTTATTGTTTGGAGAAGTTCTCTTTATTTCTTGAATGAGTTCTTCTTGTTCTTGTGCTGGTAATTGTCGGACAAGATTAAGAATTTGCTCAAAGGTTAGAGGAAGTTGATAGGTTTTTTGATTCATGGTGGATTCTGGAGGGGAGCAATGCGATTTTGTGAGATGGGTAAGCAGGGTAGGCAGAGGAGGCAGGGGAAGAGAAAGAAAATAAGTGTAGAAGCAGTCTGTTTCGGTAGTAAAAATACTAAAAATGCCTCTTTACTCCCTCTGCTCCCCCTGCCTATTTTACGAGGATCTAACTTTTTCGCGTTGCTCCCGTTCTGGAGTTAGTGGATAGGGACTTGGCGCACATCTATTTTACCTCTTACCAGGATTAGCGTATCTCAAATCCTATTGACAAGAGGACTTACCTAATATGCAACGTCGGGTTCTAGGTACAAGGTTCGAGTAATGCCAACTTTCCTTTGAGAACAAGAAAAGCAAAACTAAAGTATCTTTTGCACCCAGGATAGATAGCAAAGACATTACTACTCAGTTTCAGGAATACTTCACTCTAATCAATGCTAACCTTGCCTACTCCCTATTCCCTACCTATTACACTCGCTTGCGCTTCGCACACCACGCAATTAAGTTCTCCAAATCAAAATAGCTTTAATTCTACTAATACAATATCTGCTGCAATAGTTTTATTAACTCGATCGCGCTTTAATTGATCAAAGAATATGTTCAAAAACAAAGTAGGATTTTTTATTATCTCTTGGAATAATTTAAACTTAGAGACTGTTTGATTTTTCCCAAATTTAGATAAACTAAAATTGTTTGCTGTTCTGGCCATAACAGAATTTGCCTGTGGCATATAAAATTTTATCTCACAGCCTAGTTGATCTGCTAGTTCTTCGTAAGATTTTTTATTCCAACGCAACAGATGATGTGGTGGATGATTTAATATATCAAACCAGTCTGATTCAACTGACATAGGTGAATAAGGAGTGCTGATAAATATACTACCCATCGGTTTAAGGACAGAAAGCATTGATTCAATAAATTGCTTTGGTTGGCTAATATGTTCTAAGCAATGAAAAGATAATATATAGTTAAATTTTTCACTAGAAAATTTATTGGAAAAACTCTCAATTGTTTCACAGTAAACTTCAAATCCTCTTGTCTGACATTGCTGAACAGATTCTGGAGTTGTATCTAAGCCAACGATGCGAGTATTTGAAAGTTTTTTAGCAATTTCAAGAAAATTACCTCCTCCACAGCCTACATCTAAGATAGATATTGAATTTTGTCTTTCTCGTTTATCTATTTGTTCAATTACAGCAAACCATTCCCATCTAGATGTCGGATAATAACCTGCTCTAGTAGTAACCCATTGGTAAAATGACTGGCTACCAGCTTCGAGAGGGAAAGAATATTCAAGCGAGCAATTTTTACATTGCTGGATCTCATAGTCTATTATTTCAATTTTTTCTGGAGGCTTTTCAGCAAAATAATCTTCTAATTCGCTCATAATATTCTGTTGAGATAATGAACGAATATGGATACTTTCACAATCGCAAACAGGACATTTATTTAAAATATTTTTAGTCATAATTATGATTTAGATGTTGATTCATCAAATTTTATCATCGAGCGTAGCCGAGATATTAAATAACTCGTAATTAGTAATCCTCGTTAAAGTCAATTATTACGAATTATTTCCCCTGCCATAGCTGTCGTAACGACTGAAAAATCCTGACAAATCTCTCTTCTAGCCAAAGCATAATATAATCAAGCCATTCCAGAATTTGCTCTAAAGGGTGCTTCTCGTAACCCGTTGAAATTACTTTAGTTTCTATCCAGTCTGGCTGTGCCTCAACTTGACTACTTTGCTGAAATTGCTGTTGCAAAATTTCCCCTTTCCGATTCTTGCTTTTACTTTGGGAAATCTGGGCTTGCGTTTGTTGGGTAGAGGCGATTTTTCCAGATTTTTTTTGATTTGAGGCAAGATTAGTAGTTAGTTGTTGCCTTCGCACCAAACCAGATCCGATTTTAGGTTGTTGTCCAGTCAAATTCTTTTGGGAAAAGTTTCCTACTGATAAAGTTGAGGCTAAAGCAGGATTTTTCAATTGAGAAACTGTAGCTGACTTCTCAGTAATAGTTTCGGTTTCCCCAAATAAATCACCCCACGTTAACCAAGGATCGATATCTAAATCCTGGTTATCTAACAGAGGGCTTTTAGATAAGGCTTTTTTTAAGGGTGATGAGAATAGTTTACCTGGCAATGGCTCATCACTAGTTGTTGGCTCAAGTGATTTTCTACTACCAACACCAAAAAAGTAATTAAGCGCCGCCTCAATCAAAGCCTGAAGATTCAGTGTATGAGTTTCTAAACCATTAGGAGTGGTTGCAATTCCTCCGCTAGCAGCTAATTTCTCTTTACCATAAATCAAGATGTCTAACTGAGTTTGGGCAACTTGAACAATTTCTTGGCTACGTTCTTGCACAGGTACTAAAGCATTTGACTCTAACTTAGCAACGGCTATATCTATAAATTCTAATAATCTATCTGTCTTAAGCAAGTTTTTTGGTATTCCCTCGGCTAAAGCTGGAATTTTAGCTGGGTTTCCATCAGTTAATTTTGCTAATAAACGGTCAATTTGTGGTAATAAATCAGTTTCTTTATTAGCAATCGTCAACCGCCAATCTTGCCAGTAATTAGCAACTTCGTTAATAATTCTATCTTCTAATTTTGCTTGCTGCTGTGGTGTCAAAATATCTAAAATTTCATTGTCAACAGTCACAAGTACTAAACAACGATTCATCAAATTTGTGGCAATTCCCCGCACTCCTAAAAGATGCTGTTTAAGAGGATTATCTAACTCTGAATTATTGAGACTTAAGGCTTGATTTTCTGCAACATTTGACGATTGAGTAAGATTAGCCTTATTATCAACGAATTTCAGCCGAAAAACTCCTAACAAAGCCAATGAATTGAAGAGTTTAGATGTTTTTGCTGGAGTAGAGACGCTTTCATCTGACAACAGATATTTGACTGTCTCTAGTACTTGTTGAATAGGACTATCAACATTTGGAATTTCGGGTGGAGAATCGGTATCATTTGGTTGTAACTTTAGTCTAGTTTGTGGTTCTTGAGTCTGTAGCGTTTTGCCAGATGATTCCGATGACTGAAACAGTAGATACACTGGGTAAAGTAATACCTCCACACCCCACTTAGTGGCAACTTGCAAATGCCGGAAGGTGTGTTCCCACTGTTGTGTCACCCGCCGAGATTGCTGGTGGACAAAGTTAAATAGTCTGCTTTGATAACGACCAGAGGAACCAGAAGACATAGTAGTAATTTTTTTAGTTCAAGTCTTGTTAAGTTGTGAGACTCGCGCCAAGCAATAAAAACAACCAACACCTCATCTTAGCGAATATATGACCCCGACTGTCTCTCAATCTCAGACCAAATTTCTCTCACAAGCAATTGAGCAACTGCGCTCTTTTTGTCAAGTTAATATTCAGTCTACTTGGCTATACCAGGAATCTGACCTGATTATTACTGATGTTGTAGCTGCTGATTTATCTCATTGGCAACCTGTCCAGTTAAATCCTAAAGAACATATTGCTTGGGCGGGCGGCAAAAAAGTGCTATGGCTAGTGCAAAAATTGGTGGTTCCCCAAGATTTACATAG
This Nostoc sp. KVJ3 DNA region includes the following protein-coding sequences:
- a CDS encoding LLM class flavin-dependent oxidoreductase, which encodes MKTGIFCNYDNYHQDARRAMFEQVALVKQAESLGFQSAWVSEHHFSESNLSPSMLLLMAHLAGMTSSIQLGTAAVLLPFHNPIRVAEDIATLDNLCNGRLLFGVAKGGPFPQQNKHFATLPSEARPKMLEAIALIQKLLYETDVSFNGKYYQCDRLTIYPKPLQSQIPVYVATGGDDGIELAAKHSFSLMGGPPFSLPRLKDTVAKYRALNSSGAENFVLARFFYVGKTFDEAVSEALPFIRQFSQKMKANSAQILQNSANPNQKPFDRTNICFDEDYLIENSIIGDVETCRDKIKKFQDELNLSTLALKPSSADMQKNLESLTRYNQEVRNYVF
- a CDS encoding class I SAM-dependent methyltransferase; translation: MTKNILNKCPVCDCESIHIRSLSQQNIMSELEDYFAEKPPEKIEIIDYEIQQCKNCSLEYSFPLEAGSQSFYQWVTTRAGYYPTSRWEWFAVIEQIDKRERQNSISILDVGCGGGNFLEIAKKLSNTRIVGLDTTPESVQQCQTRGFEVYCETIESFSNKFSSEKFNYILSFHCLEHISQPKQFIESMLSVLKPMGSIFISTPYSPMSVESDWFDILNHPPHHLLRWNKKSYEELADQLGCEIKFYMPQANSVMARTANNFSLSKFGKNQTVSKFKLFQEIIKNPTLFLNIFFDQLKRDRVNKTIAADIVLVELKLF